In Paraflavitalea devenefica, the following are encoded in one genomic region:
- a CDS encoding PDZ domain-containing protein: MKRYFLSLASAASLLLLLNLPASAQDEKEKDKDKDKDKIKQYDEVIIRKKTDKDGKVTVEIKDGKVTVNGKPLEDFEDENLSVRKRKSGAIVGLGDASPFRNNGGGWNFNSDHLESFGLGDSKTPFLGVATGEGKEGAEIEEVTKGSAAEKAGLKKGDVITKVGDKAVFSQDDVSAEVKKHKPEDKVTITYKRDGKESKTTATLGKRPGNVMAFGTPNPNIHIAPDIQSFRDFDFKLDGDGDGPHVFFNNKPRLGIKAQDTEDGKGVKVLEVGDESIAEKAGVKEDDVITEFNGKAVNSADELAAAARDAREKPSVTVKLIRDGKAQTLELKTPKKLKTANL; encoded by the coding sequence ATGAAACGATATTTTTTATCGCTTGCCAGTGCAGCCAGCCTGCTGTTACTATTGAACCTGCCGGCTTCTGCCCAGGATGAAAAAGAGAAGGATAAAGACAAAGACAAGGATAAGATAAAACAGTATGATGAGGTTATTATCCGCAAGAAAACGGATAAGGACGGCAAGGTGACCGTAGAGATCAAGGATGGCAAGGTAACGGTGAATGGCAAGCCCCTGGAAGATTTTGAAGATGAGAATCTTTCTGTACGCAAACGTAAATCGGGCGCTATTGTAGGTTTAGGCGATGCCTCTCCTTTCCGCAATAATGGCGGAGGCTGGAATTTCAACAGCGACCATCTCGAATCCTTTGGCCTGGGCGACAGCAAAACCCCTTTCCTGGGCGTAGCTACCGGTGAAGGCAAGGAAGGCGCCGAGATTGAGGAAGTGACGAAGGGCAGCGCCGCCGAAAAAGCCGGCCTGAAGAAAGGCGATGTGATCACGAAGGTGGGTGATAAAGCCGTTTTCAGTCAGGATGATGTTTCTGCAGAAGTCAAAAAACACAAACCGGAAGATAAGGTGACGATCACTTATAAACGTGATGGCAAGGAGAGTAAGACTACCGCCACGCTGGGCAAAAGGCCAGGCAATGTTATGGCATTTGGCACGCCCAATCCTAATATTCATATCGCACCCGATATTCAATCTTTCCGCGATTTTGATTTTAAGCTGGACGGTGATGGCGACGGCCCCCACGTGTTTTTCAATAACAAGCCCCGCCTGGGTATTAAAGCACAGGATACTGAAGATGGCAAAGGCGTGAAGGTGTTGGAAGTAGGCGATGAATCGATCGCGGAGAAAGCCGGTGTGAAGGAAGATGATGTGATCACCGAGTTTAATGGCAAAGCTGTGAACAGCGCCGATGAGCTGGCAGCCGCTGCCCGTGATGCCAGGGAGAAACCTTCCGTAACGGTAAAACTGATCCGGGATGGCAAGGCCCAGACCCTGGAGCTGAAGACCCCGAAAAAGCTGAAGACCGCCAACCTGTAA
- the gatB gene encoding Asp-tRNA(Asn)/Glu-tRNA(Gln) amidotransferase subunit GatB produces the protein MKGGRYALNEVFLWAYYFMADHKDLYEVVVGLEVHAQLLTESKLFCGDSAAFGGDPNTHVSPITLAHPGTLPVLNKKAVEYAIRLGLACASEISRHNYFARKNYFYPDLPKGYQLSQHTTPVCIGGRVNIRMPEGEKAIRLNRIHMEEDAGKSIHDADPESTCVDYNRAGVPLVEIVTEPDIRSGDEAYAYLTELRKLLRYLAICDGNMEEGSMRCDANVSVRKKGDTKLGTKVEVKNLNSIRNVKKAIEFEAQRLIGLLENGEAVLQQTRSFDAGNGTTFALRTKEDANDYRYFADPDLTPFRVTEDMLQSIRSELPALPEERIARYVSQLQLPDYDARVICDEKETADYFEAVTAHTANYKAAANWMLGPVKSWLNENNAAINSFPVPPATLAALIALVDSNALNFSIASTRVLPALVKTPGATPLEVAKELNLLQDSDEGNVAAWIEEVLNRMPEKVAEYQKGKKGLMGLFVGEVKKISKGKADPKLTNDILLKKLQP, from the coding sequence ATGAAGGGTGGGAGATATGCCCTGAATGAGGTATTTTTGTGGGCTTATTATTTTATGGCCGATCATAAGGATTTATACGAAGTAGTAGTAGGACTGGAAGTACATGCCCAGTTGCTGACGGAAAGCAAGTTGTTCTGTGGCGACAGCGCCGCTTTTGGCGGAGACCCCAATACGCACGTGAGCCCCATTACGCTGGCACACCCGGGAACACTTCCCGTGCTGAATAAGAAAGCCGTGGAGTATGCCATCCGGCTGGGTCTGGCCTGCGCCAGTGAGATCAGTCGCCATAATTATTTTGCCCGTAAGAATTATTTCTATCCCGACCTGCCCAAAGGCTACCAGTTGTCGCAACACACAACACCGGTATGTATTGGCGGCCGGGTGAATATCCGTATGCCGGAAGGAGAAAAGGCTATCCGGCTGAACCGCATCCATATGGAAGAGGATGCCGGCAAGAGCATCCATGACGCCGATCCGGAAAGTACGTGTGTGGATTATAACCGCGCGGGAGTTCCCCTGGTGGAGATTGTTACCGAACCCGATATACGGAGTGGCGATGAGGCGTATGCCTATCTCACCGAACTGCGGAAGCTGTTGCGCTACCTCGCTATTTGCGATGGCAATATGGAAGAAGGCAGTATGCGCTGCGATGCAAATGTTTCCGTGCGCAAGAAAGGCGATACGAAGCTGGGCACGAAGGTGGAGGTGAAGAACCTTAACTCTATCCGCAATGTAAAGAAGGCCATCGAGTTTGAAGCACAGCGTCTGATAGGTCTGCTGGAGAACGGTGAAGCAGTGCTACAACAAACGAGGAGCTTCGATGCCGGCAACGGTACTACGTTTGCCCTGCGCACGAAAGAAGACGCCAATGATTACCGCTATTTTGCCGATCCCGACCTCACTCCTTTCCGTGTAACCGAAGATATGCTGCAATCCATCCGCAGTGAGCTCCCTGCCCTGCCGGAAGAAAGGATCGCCCGTTATGTATCCCAGTTACAGTTACCCGATTATGATGCGCGGGTGATCTGTGATGAGAAGGAAACAGCCGATTATTTTGAAGCAGTGACTGCCCATACGGCCAATTATAAAGCAGCCGCCAACTGGATGCTGGGCCCGGTGAAGTCGTGGCTGAACGAAAATAATGCGGCTATCAACTCGTTCCCTGTTCCTCCTGCTACCCTGGCCGCCCTGATTGCCCTGGTAGATAGTAATGCACTGAATTTTTCTATTGCTTCCACGCGGGTATTACCTGCCTTGGTGAAAACGCCCGGCGCCACCCCACTGGAAGTAGCGAAAGAACTGAACCTGCTGCAGGATTCGGACGAAGGCAATGTAGCCGCCTGGATTGAAGAGGTGTTGAACAGGATGCCGGAGAAGGTGGCCGAATACCAGAAAGGAAAGAAAGGACTGATGGGACTTTTTGTGGGAGAGGTGAAGAAGATCTCGAAGGGGAAGGCCGATCCCAAACTGACGAACGATATACTGTTAAAAAAATTACAACCCTGA
- a CDS encoding TlpA disulfide reductase family protein — protein sequence MNYSLRWLVLMVVVMLAACSGNKENELEVKGKLEHVEQIGSSYPGAVSQGRIKLALYEIPYGDNQQPILLDTTSIHVSQESYRLKGATTGSGKLYNLSIENGPLLPLINDSKSMTVNIDFSNKSRFYTVKGSVASEQLKDFIFTYSDERTAVEQRMQALDSLKHFKAPDSAIFAATNQKNQALDKLNAYLKNFLVNTNQGTLASFALGRAAQTLPISDFEASLNQLTQKFPQDSNLLDIKNKYETYKQQQAARSGNWLGKPAPELVLPDASGKNIALSSFKGKFVLVDFWASWCGPCRAENPNVVNAYQQFRNKNFTILGVSLDRTKGKWLEAIKEDQLTWTHVSDLAYWDSKAVATFGFTGIPFNVLLDPQGTVIAQDLRGSALEEKLKEVLQ from the coding sequence ATGAATTACTCTTTGCGTTGGCTTGTATTGATGGTGGTGGTGATGCTGGCTGCCTGTTCGGGCAATAAAGAAAATGAACTGGAAGTAAAAGGCAAGCTGGAGCATGTAGAACAGATCGGGAGCAGTTACCCCGGCGCTGTAAGTCAGGGCAGGATCAAGCTGGCTTTGTACGAGATCCCTTACGGCGATAACCAACAGCCCATCCTGCTGGACACGACCAGCATTCATGTGAGCCAGGAATCTTACCGTCTGAAAGGAGCCACCACCGGCAGTGGCAAGCTGTATAATTTATCTATTGAGAATGGTCCGCTGCTGCCGCTGATCAATGACAGCAAGTCCATGACTGTAAATATAGATTTTAGCAATAAAAGCAGGTTCTATACGGTGAAAGGCTCTGTAGCCAGTGAGCAATTGAAGGATTTTATTTTCACGTATAGTGATGAACGTACGGCCGTTGAGCAGCGGATGCAGGCACTGGACAGCCTGAAGCACTTTAAGGCCCCTGACAGCGCGATCTTTGCCGCCACGAATCAAAAGAACCAGGCTTTGGACAAACTGAATGCCTACCTGAAGAATTTCCTGGTGAATACGAACCAGGGCACATTGGCTTCTTTTGCGTTGGGCCGGGCTGCACAAACATTGCCTATTTCAGATTTTGAAGCTTCCCTGAACCAGCTCACCCAAAAGTTTCCGCAAGACAGCAACCTGCTGGACATCAAGAATAAGTATGAAACTTATAAGCAGCAGCAGGCAGCCCGCTCCGGAAACTGGCTCGGCAAGCCAGCTCCTGAACTGGTATTGCCGGATGCATCGGGCAAGAATATTGCCTTGTCCTCTTTTAAAGGAAAGTTTGTGCTGGTAGATTTCTGGGCCAGTTGGTGCGGGCCGTGCCGGGCCGAAAATCCCAATGTGGTGAACGCCTATCAGCAGTTCAGGAATAAGAATTTTACGATCCTGGGTGTTTCCCTGGACAGAACGAAAGGCAAGTGGCTGGAAGCGATCAAGGAAGACCAACTGACCTGGACGCATGTAAGCGACCTGGCTTACTGGGACAGTAAGGCAGTAGCTACTTTTGGTTTTACCGGCATTCCTTTTAATGTATTACTGGACCCGCAGGGAACAGTCATCGCCCAGGACCTGCGTGGCAGTGCGCTGGAGGAGAAGTTGAAGGAAGTGCTGCAGTAG
- a CDS encoding RagB/SusD family nutrient uptake outer membrane protein, with protein MRKVKYIVFVFLAGIISCKKSDLELVPYNQIETPVLLELKTENDVNIAVNGMYAGLKTSASYFVNGTWNIMADVLADNLITNQSGPGRGTLRSFANWQYTGENTYGLFAGGYTIIRRANAILENIDKFPAGAFKDNAKGEALAIRAMTYFDMVRVFSKTYLNATATDSTMPYITTTARDNMPAKEPVHGFYDKVIADLELAKTLVGTTNGLYRVNKLSVSALLSRVYLYKGDWAKCIQASNDALGTTPSLPDRASFASIWRDADASSTTIPSLGVFFKVRNTNLDNVNSQGVNYYQTVQGFRKSEFLVEYNFKQLFVASDIRTSTYIATSPFNGANANHVIKYAGRTGSPAGVVDGKVIRTAEVLLNRAEAYYRSTDETNALADLVLLKSNRYTGYVPETLTGLPLLNEIVKQRRLELAFEGDRFWDLKRRNQPVVRDGTKGDLADGTGYPYIFTSLPAGDYKFQLPFPQEEINFNTKLTQNPNY; from the coding sequence ATGAGAAAAGTTAAATATATAGTCTTCGTATTTTTAGCCGGGATCATTTCCTGCAAAAAATCGGATCTGGAGCTTGTTCCTTACAACCAGATTGAAACGCCCGTGCTGTTGGAATTGAAAACAGAAAATGATGTTAACATAGCTGTTAACGGTATGTACGCCGGCTTGAAAACATCAGCTTCCTACTTTGTAAACGGTACCTGGAACATCATGGCCGATGTACTGGCCGATAACCTCATCACCAACCAGAGTGGACCTGGCCGTGGCACCCTGAGATCATTTGCCAATTGGCAATATACCGGCGAAAATACCTATGGCCTGTTTGCCGGTGGTTATACCATCATACGGAGAGCGAATGCCATCCTGGAAAACATAGATAAATTCCCTGCTGGCGCTTTTAAGGACAATGCAAAAGGGGAAGCGCTGGCTATTCGGGCTATGACCTATTTCGATATGGTAAGGGTATTCAGTAAAACCTACTTAAATGCCACTGCTACCGATTCTACCATGCCTTATATCACCACAACGGCGCGTGACAACATGCCTGCCAAAGAACCGGTACATGGTTTTTATGATAAGGTGATCGCCGACCTGGAGCTGGCCAAAACACTCGTTGGTACTACCAATGGTCTCTACCGGGTGAATAAACTGTCTGTTTCCGCTTTATTGTCAAGGGTATATTTATACAAAGGCGACTGGGCAAAATGTATCCAGGCTTCTAATGATGCCTTGGGCACAACCCCCAGCCTGCCCGATAGAGCAAGCTTCGCTTCCATCTGGAGGGATGCTGATGCCAGTTCCACCACAATACCTTCACTGGGCGTTTTCTTTAAAGTGAGGAATACCAATTTGGATAATGTCAACTCACAAGGTGTTAATTATTATCAAACAGTACAAGGATTCAGAAAGTCTGAATTTTTAGTTGAATACAACTTCAAACAATTGTTTGTAGCCAGTGATATCAGGACCTCAACATACATTGCAACCAGTCCTTTTAACGGAGCTAATGCCAACCACGTTATAAAATATGCCGGCAGAACAGGTTCTCCTGCAGGTGTGGTAGATGGCAAAGTGATCAGGACTGCAGAAGTATTGCTGAACAGGGCCGAAGCTTATTACCGTTCAACCGATGAGACCAATGCTTTGGCCGATCTGGTGCTGTTAAAGAGCAACAGGTACACTGGTTATGTTCCCGAAACATTAACCGGCTTGCCATTATTAAATGAAATAGTGAAACAGAGAAGGCTGGAACTGGCTTTTGAAGGCGACCGTTTCTGGGACCTGAAAAGAAGGAATCAACCTGTAGTGCGCGATGGAACAAAAGGCGACCTGGCTGATGGAACTGGATATCCCTATATCTTCACCTCGCTCCCGGCAGGTGATTACAAGTTCCAGCTTCCGTTTCCGCAAGAAGAAATTAACTTTAATACCAAGCTCACACAGAATCCCAATTATTAA